The sequence below is a genomic window from Primulina huaijiensis isolate GDHJ02 unplaced genomic scaffold, ASM1229523v2 scaffold6295, whole genome shotgun sequence.
ATAACATGCAACtcttcatcaaaattttttttaaacttaattCTGCACATCTCTAAATGATCACCTACAAATAGGACACTTTTATAGCTTGATACCAGATTTTCCCACAACAAATAATACCTAAGTCATCAAATTCCCTGTCCAGAAGAGCAAGCTGGAGTCTGAGACCTTGCAACCTCCCCCTCGTCGCGAGAGCTATAGATGGTGGCATGTGCAGCCGTAGTTCTGTGTGGCCAAGAAGTCCACTAGCAGCAACAGCATGAGCTTGAGCCTGTGCTTGAAGTTGCTGACAAGTTGCGTACATCCTAAGGGTGGTTGCCATAAAAAAGACACCAAGCACAAGCCAAAGCTTTGCAATGTAGAAAAGAGGGTAATGACTCAATATTTAGTATTTAACAACGGATTGATGTGAATACGCCAATTTCATAGAGAAGAACACCAACCAAAAAATTAGGAGACATTTGATGCGAGTTCAAAATCATAAACAGCAATAGCACTGCCACATAAAATGACAAATCGCACAACAGTCAATGGGATGAACTAGCAGAAAAGAAACAACATAAAATGGTAATAAGAAATAATACCTGTGACAAGAAAAGCAAGCGAGTTTGTATTGACTGGTCGTGCAGCATGAAGCCGCTGCTCAGAATTAATTAAATGACAATCATGTGTCAGAGAGAGAATTGTTATCGTTGCAGTGAGAAAAATGAAGACAAGTCCACAGTTTACAGGAGCAAAACTAGAAAATGCTAGCATATTACCACTTCACGCCGCTCAGGAATCAATCCTTGGAAACCAGTTTCTATATCTCCTCTCGTGCCTCGGAAAACAAAACTCATGGTACTTCAAAACCTGTTGCAGCACTaaacaacaaataatttctTACAGAATGCGAATTTATCCTTCCATAAAAGTAATAAACCATAACAGACTAACAGTCATCTGACAAAAGAAATAGAAAAATACAACAAAGGTTCTGCAGATTGAGCTATGCCTATACTTGatgataaatcaaaattttgtacGCATAAAAGTGGAAATACACTCAGACCCATGAACGCCAACCTCTCACCTGTTTAATATCAAAAACGAAC
It includes:
- the LOC140970495 gene encoding E3 ubiquitin-protein ligase SDIR1-like isoform X1 — translated: MSFVFRGTRGDIETGFQGLIPERREVRLHAARPVNTNSLAFLVTVLLLFMILNSHQMSPNFLLWLVLGVFFMATTLRMYATCQQLQAQAQAHAVAASGLLGHTELRLHMPPSIALATRGRLQGLRLQLALLDREFDDLDYETLRALDADTIPAASMTEEEINALPVHKYKVSGPQSIGPSVLQASSSTSIEKKQDPSNAQGSIKTSDDDLTCSVCLEQVDVGELIRSLPCLHQFHVNCIDPWLRQQGTCPVCKFRAGSQWSETGQREDDASYMV
- the LOC140970495 gene encoding E3 ubiquitin-protein ligase SDIR1-like isoform X2; amino-acid sequence: MSFVFRGTRGDIETGFQGLIPERREVRLHAARPVNTNSLAFLVTVLLLFMILNSHQMSPNFLLWLVLGVFFMATTLRMYATCQQLQAQAQAHAVAASGLLGHTELRLHMPPSIALATRGRLQGLRLQLALLDREFDDLDYETLRALDADTIPAASMTEEEINALPVHKYKVSGPQSIGPSVLQASSSTSIEKQDPSNAQGSIKTSDDDLTCSVCLEQVDVGELIRSLPCLHQFHVNCIDPWLRQQGTCPVCKFRAGSQWSETGQREDDASYMV